The Penicillium psychrofluorescens genome assembly, chromosome: 2 nucleotide sequence CGAGGATCAGTGTTATTATCTTAAGACGCAGAGCTCTAGATGAGAAAAGATTCTCGAATAAGAGTTCTCATACACGAAGACTCAAtcgaagagtgtaggtggtggcACCAGTTTCGGGACGTACTGTACTGAAAGTGATACACTGCTAACAAAATGAGGCTCTGAATCTCTCTGACATGATGTCGGAATATTTCAAAACTGAGAACCCCAGACCTTCTTTGCAATCTTGACCAAGTCATCCTCTGAGAGAATGATATCTTTCTCCGGCGAGACAGGGCGTCGCAGGAAGAGATCCTCGAATGGGATCCTGAGATGCCCGTTGGCCACGGCTTGGCCATCCTTGTTGGTCTTGACGGTTGCTGTTTGTTTCAATTCCGCAATCACCTTGTCAGGGTCCCCTCGAGTGGGGCGGCTGCTGGGCTGAAGAATTTCGAATGCGAtgtccttctttttcttgttagTCGACATGAGGAGGGCGATTTTCACAGCGCCATTGGACTCGGTCAACCACAAACTGGCATCGCTTCGCAGCTTGCTCCGGGACTCTGAAAACCCTGTTTCGACAATGAATGAAGGGAAGTGGTCGGTGCGGCCTGCTGGGAGTGTTTCCGGCAGATAAGACTTGTCGGGCTCTTTCCGCCGCGATGGTAAGTCGACTCGGGCGCGCCCGAGTGGGAGCAATCCGTCTTGAGCATCGCTCATGCCCTCAAGGATGAATCTTGACGTTAGCTGCACGGAAAACGCCTCGCTCAGGACTTCATGCGCTCTGGTAATCATTTTGAGCAAGAGATATTCGGATTCTGGATCATAGGAATCGAAAAGGTTGAATTCCTCAGAGTCAATCTCTTTCAGGAAGTTTTGCTCGGGCAGATGTGAAAAGATTACATATTCGCTCCTGTTTCCCGTTTTATCATTCTCAAGTAGATTCACTTCCGCGTCAATGGCTTCCCAGAAGTGCTTTGCTCCTCGATACTCATATTCACTGGTTGAATAGGGGAGACTATCCAGGATGCCATTGTCCCGAACGTTCAATGTATTCATTGGCATTTCAATGGGATCAACAATAGATTGTTGTGAAGAAATACTTGAAAGGACCATCATCAGGTGGTCAATGGTTTTATTGTGTAAAGTAAAGCTTCCATTAACTCATTATGATATAATGGCGACCCGATAGCAAAAATGAGTTATCAATTGCCCGAGCGAAATTTGGATATGCGACACAAGGGAACAGATAACATTATCATGGCGGATCGAGGCCGCAGATGGGTGGCGGATGTACTGGCTGCTTGTCGTTTTGCATAATAGCAAGAACAATTCTATCAATTCATGCTTATTATATACCATGCGTAGTAGTAAACATGTAAGATGTACTGTACTCCAAAGAACCATTCATACAAGCGTCATTATGAACCAACCCATAtctcatctctcttctttACACTCAAAGAAGCATGAGTGTAGTAGAAAGCCACCCGACCACAACAGCAATACCCAATGCTGATGGATAACGACGAGCGAGTGTTGCGCCATCGTTAGATACATCATAGTT carries:
- a CDS encoding uncharacterized protein (ID:PFLUO_002743-T1.cds;~source:funannotate), yielding MNTLNVRDNGILDSLPYSTSEYEYRGAKHFWEAIDAEVNLLENDKTGNRSEYVIFSHLPEQNFLKEIDSEEFNLFDSYDPESEYLLLKMITRAHEVLSEAFSVQLTSRFILEGMSDAQDGLLPLGRARVDLPSRRKEPDKSYLPETLPAGRTDHFPSFIVETGFSESRSKLRSDASLWLTESNGAVKIALLMSTNKKKKDIAFEILQPSSRPTRGDPDKVIAELKQTATVKTNKDGQAVANGHLRIPFEDLFLRRPVSPEKDIILSEDDLVKIAKKVWGSQF